The Bacteroidota bacterium nucleotide sequence GCGCCATGAGCAACTGGAATACCGTTTTTGTAGAAGTGCCCATCATCACATTCAATCCTGTAAAAACAGTGAATGACCTGCTGCGTAAGGAACATCAGTCTTAAGTCGTAAGTTAAAAAACAGAATAAACTGAGCGAAGAAAACACATATCCCATCCGTCAGCTCGACGAACAAACATTTGAACAGCTTTTTAAAAGCCAGTTCAAGGGACTTACGTTCTTTGCACAGAAGTATGTGAAAGACCTTGATACGGCCAAAGAAATTGTTCACGATGCATTTATCGGCCTGTGGGACAAGAGGGCACAAATTGATTTGAATAAATCTTACAAATCCTATCTCTCTGCTTCTATATATAATAAATGTATCAATCATCTTCGCGATAACAAAAAGTTCAACTGGGATATTCTGATTCTTGAACACCTTCATTCGGAAACAGAATATCACAATAATGACCATCTGGTAGAAGCTGAACTTGCCGTAAAAATTCAAAATGCCATTGATGAACTGCCAGAAAAATGTCGTGAAGTATTCATGTTACAGCGTTTCGAATCATTAAAATATCTGGAAATTGCCGACCGTTTGGGCATTTCCGTAAAAACCGTTGAAGCCCAGATGTCAAAAGCATTGCAGCATTTGCGCGAACGGCTCAAAGACTATTTATGTATCATATTGATAATTCACGAATTGTGGCTATTATAAAAATATTTATAACGGACGTAAGGGTAAAACAGGTTTCGGGTGTATAACGTGTGCAGAAACAATTATGGAAACAAGTTCAACATACGGTATTGAGTTAATCACCAGATATTTTTCAGGTGAAGCAACGGAAGATGAAATCCTCCGTTTATCGGAATGGCTGAAAGAATCCAACGATCATCAGGTTTTGTTCAACGAATACCGTCTTACCTGGCAGGCACTCGAGAAAACAAAAATTCAGGAAACAATTGAAGTTGAATCTGAATGGAAAAAATTCAACTTCCGCAAGGCTGCTGACGAATTACGAAAAGCCGATGAAAAGCCCGTTATCCGAATCAATCGCGACCGCGGAACTTCCTCATCATCCTATCTTAGGTTGTTCCGTATTGCAGCGATTCTGATTGTTCTGGCAGTTTCTTCCGTTGTACTTTACAGAATTTTCGACACACCGGAACAAAAAATACTGACGGCACAGACCACCACACTGGAGAGTAAACTTCCCGATGGCACATCCGTTACG carries:
- a CDS encoding RNA polymerase sigma-70 factor; amino-acid sequence: MRQLDEQTFEQLFKSQFKGLTFFAQKYVKDLDTAKEIVHDAFIGLWDKRAQIDLNKSYKSYLSASIYNKCINHLRDNKKFNWDILILEHLHSETEYHNNDHLVEAELAVKIQNAIDELPEKCREVFMLQRFESLKYLEIADRLGISVKTVEAQMSKALQHLRERLKDYLCIILIIHELWLL